The sequence TATTTGAAGCCTTCCTTTTTAGCAGGAACTTCAGATTATCATTTCTCAATACTATTAATATTATTGTATATGATAATGAGCTAGAATTAGAATCGATGAAACCTTAGCTAAAATATTTACTTCTGTCAGGTGCCAGAGCTTGCTGGTTCATTGATGACGATATGTGAGGTTTTTGGCTCATGCGTGCCTGATATCTCCTGGACCATGATCACAGGAGAAGAAATATCTGTTCATGCTGTATTTTCAAATGCATTTGCTCTTCTTCTAAAGTTATGGAGATTTAATCACCCTCCTATCGAGTATGGTGTTGGAGATGTGCCTCCGGTAGGATCCCAACTCACCCCTGAATACCTTTTATTGGTGCGGAATTCTTACCTAGTATCATCAGGAAACTCACTCAAGGATCCAAATCGAAGGAGACTTGCACAAGTTGCCAGTTCTACATCCTCCAAACCCATATTTGTCGACTCATTTCCCAAACTTAAAGTGTGGTATAGGCAACATCTGGCCTGTATAGCTTCTCCTCTCACCGGTCTAGTCAATGGCACACCAGTGCACTGTACTGTTGATACACTACTAAACATGGTGTATAAAAAAATCAGTGCAAGAAACCAGTCTGTGAATACTGCGACATCTGGAAGTAGTAGTTCCTGTGGGACTGGGAGTGAAGATGTTTATCTGAGGCCTAAAATACCGGCTTGGGATATCCTTGAAGCTGTCCCTTTTGTGGCAGATGCCGCTCTAACTGCATGTGCTCATGGAATATTGTCTCCCCGTGAATTATGCACGGGTCTGTCTCCCATCCCCATAAACTTCCGTGTTCTTACTCTTATCTAATAATTTTTTAGTGACATCTTGCTTATATTTCACCTCACCTGATGCTGGTTGCACGGCAGGGCTGAAAGATTTGGCAGATTATCTTCCTGCCACTTTGGCCACTATTGTAAGTTACTTCTCTGCTGAAGTGACCCGAGGTGTTTGGAAGTCAGTTTTCATGAATGGAACAGATTGGCCGAGTCCAGCAGCAAATTTCTCCAATGTTGAGGAACAGATAAAGAAAATACTAGCTGCCACTGGTGTTGATATCCCCAGTCTTGCTGCAGGTTTGCTTTTATTATGATCGGCCTCTcttaaaataccaaaattttgTGTATACTACGAATTTCGAAACATATGGTCTGagttttgttttgttatttctCATCCTACAATAACTCGCTACACTTATAAAGGAGGAAGTTCACCGGCTGCACTTCCATTGCCTTTAGCAGCATTTGTGAGCCTAACCATAACCTATAAGCTTGATAAAGCCTCACAGCGTTTCCTGAATCTTGCTGGTCCGGCTTTGGAGCACCTTGCTGCTGGCTGTCCTTGGCCATGCATGCCAATAGTTGCTTCTTTATGGACCCAAAAAGCTAAGCGTTGGAGTGATTTCCTAGTATTTTCTGCCTCACGTACTGTTTTCCTTCATAGCAATGATGCCGTCGTTCAGCTACTTAGAAGCTGCTTCAGTGCCACGCTTGGTTTGAACAGTAGCTGCATTTCAAATAATGGTGGCATCGGATCACTACTGGGTCATGGATTTGGATCTCATTTTAGTGGTGGAATATCTCCAGTTGCTCCAGGGATTCTATATTTACGAGTTTACCGTTCAATTAGAGACATCATGTTTTTAAGAGACAACATAGTTTCACTGCTGATGCGAACTGTGGAAGACATAGCCAATGGCATCTCGAGTGAGAGTTCTGAGAGGCTGAAAAAGCCAAATGGATTGAAATATGGGCATGCCTCACTTGCTGCATCCATAACCAGGGTTAAACTCGCAGCTTCGCTGGGTGCTTCCATAATGTTCTTAACCGGTGGGCTGGGGCTCGTGCAGTCATTATTTAAAGAAACTCTCCCTTCTTGGTTTATGTCTATTCATCGGACCAAGCAAGAGTGCAATGGAAGTGGAATGCTTCCAATGCTGAGGGGGTATGCATTGGCATACTTGGCAGTACTTTGTGGAGCATTTACTTGGGGTGTCGCCTCATCATCTTCGGCTTCAAAGAGGCGACCTAACATTATTAGAAATCACATGGAATTCCTGGCCAGTGCTCTAGATGGAAAGATTTCACTTGGCTGTGATCCGGCTACTTGGCATGCTTATGTGTCTGGTTTCATGAGCTTGATGGTGAGATGCACACCAACCTGGATACTCGAGGTGAACGTCGAGTTGTTGAAGAGACTTAGCAAGGGATTGAGACGATGGAGCGAGGAGGAACTTGCTCTTGCTTTGTTAGGTGTTGGTGGGGCGAGTACCATGGGCTCTGCTGCTGAACTGATGATAGAAACTGAAATATAGCTTTGTATGATAAAATCTGAGATTTTGTCGGCTATGTATGCAGCAATATATTGTCCTTGTTTTCTAGGatatatgttttttaaaaatgataatttcattATTCAAAGTTCAAGTAATCTTTGTCATAAAACCAGGGGCGTAGTTAGAAAAAATTTTCACCATAAAATGTATCACATTTCTCATTGACAATATATTGTCATATTAGAGTACGCATTGCCAGATCTAGTTGAACATAACTAGGCAAGATCTAGTTGAACATAACTACTAACATTAATATCAATATACTGGTTGGACGAACTGGACGATAGAGTCGGATGCTCTAGCTGCTCATGTGAAAGCTGTTTACAAGGAGGAACCATTCTCGATGGAGGAACCTGTTGCCAGGCACATTAGATTACTTAATTTGTTCTCACAATCACAGAAGATGGGTGCAACACAGTCCAAGAACATCAAACAGAGTGGCAGACTTTCTAGCTTGATTCTGTTTATTATCTGGGATATAGCAGCCTACATGATTTGTAGTTGTTTAAATGGTAAAAAGATCGACACATGACTAGGATTTTGTTTGGACATGAACTTTAAAACTTTTTAAGTGtgcaaatcattaaaaaaaaaaatttgccgcGACCACCGAACTATCGATCAGAATCCTCGAGGAATTTTGTCATTGCATGTATGGTACTTAGAtccatgtatgcaacataatgGGATAGTTAACATGTGAAAAGTCtgacaatattttattttagaagcATTAATTAGTGATTCGATATAAATATACTAATTAAAAATGTAGTTATATATGGATGATCTTATAATTAATTCCTGATCGAAATAATTGTTTGTTTATATGAAGGTATATCATATGAGCGAAGACTTGGAAATTTAATATAGAATTGTGAATATATATAGTTTGATAATttacaagtaaaaaaaaaaattaacatgaAATCGTTTAATTGAGACATGCACGAAACTATTAATAAATTGGAAAACTAATGTACATCTTTGTATCTAATGCATGCTAGGGATCATTCCTACATCCTTTTGTATCAAATTCATTGAATACAATAGTTACGATATATCGAGCTGGTACTCCATAATAGCATCATTCCATATCGTGAGCGGCTGCTGTGTTATCGGAAAATGTTGGTAATCTGTAATATTATCATTCAGCAGTAATTGCACTTGACTTTCATTATCATCTTCATGTCCGGAACAACGCAGCGCCGGTTTCCTGTCATAGATGTGGCACAGAACGCAGTCGTCTAGCTGCAAAAGTCGCGAACAAACAATATGTTGGTAATTGGTATCATGTACaccaaacaaaaaaacaaaaaaaacatgtaACGTGAAACACTATATATAACAAAATTAGATTCAATATTATTGAATATTTGAGAATTGGTACTTACGTGCATGTTTTCGTTAGCCGGCCGTGTGGGAGGACGGTTGAGCGTGTATTCGTGCATGATCCAATTAGTATTGTGTCCTTTACGGGCATTCCCATGATAAAAAAACTAAAGTCTTCTTGAATCCAACACAAACTTTTTTGTGATATATCTTTTTATCAGCCACCGTCGCCTTCCAATATCCGTCGCCCGCCGCTCGGTTCGGTCGACTCCCGTTTAAATACTTGCGCTCTCTCCCGGTAAAGAAATACCATTCATAATCTCTACCCAAAGTCGGATACATCGCTGTAAGGTAACGTAAACAATATCAAACCATACATGCATATGAGATATATACCATACATTAATATCGCAATACGTGCGTAAATTATAACATATACAAAATTAAACAAAGAGTACGTACGTATCGGTAACTCCCACGGATTAAATTTGTAAACGTTGACGTCGAATATACAGACGTTGGCGCCGACGGGCTGGTTCTCCGTCCTCTTCTTCAGGTAATGGGCAACGGGCTGTTCGTCCGTCGGTTTGAAACGAAACCCCGGCGGATACAATATAGGTCGAACGGGATTCGAAGCTTGTTCCGGATTACACCGGTTGGTGGGCACGATACACCAGTGGTTGGCCTCCATGAGAACTTGGATTTTGAATATTGTATGAGGATGTTGAATACTTGATA comes from Henckelia pumila isolate YLH828 chromosome 4, ASM3356847v2, whole genome shotgun sequence and encodes:
- the LOC140860433 gene encoding NAC transcription factor 25-like, whose product is MEANHWCIVPTNRCNPEQASNPVRPILYPPGFRFKPTDEQPVAHYLKKRTENQPVGANVCIFDVNVYKFNPWELPIPMYPTLGRDYEWYFFTGRERKYLNGSRPNRAAGDGYWKATVADKKIYHKKLDDCVLCHIYDRKPALRCSGHEDDNESQVQLLLNDNITDYQHFPITQQPLTIWNDAIMEYQLDIS